GCCCGTCTTGTGTCTTTCCGCCCGGTTTATGGGTTTCTGGCCATTCTCTCTCGGTGTGGAAGAATTGTTTTGGTTGTCAATCGGCCGTGCATGAAAAGGCTGCGTGTGGCCTTTTTGGCTCCCatggccttttttttccttctttttataagaaagaaaaaaaaagtttgaaatacTTATGAGCACTATTACttagatatgtatttttattaacagcTGTGTCACTACTCTGGTGGGAGAGACATCAGTCACTAGTCCTGGTGGCACTCCTTTGCAGACAGCAGGTAGTCCTTGCAGGTCGCCATCCACCCGTGGCCAGCAGCTCCAAAGCCGCCCCTCGCCTGCGCTCCCCGAGCCGAGCCGGCTCACCCGCAGTTCTGCCCCAGCGGAGGGTCCGTGCTGGCTGTCAGCAGCGTCTTTGGGGAGGTCAAGCGCCGGCCTCTTTACTACCGAGTCAGATTTTAGGCAAAAAGCCCCGGGCGCACCAGAGAGCTCTGCACCCACCGCTCCCCGCTGTTAGCTTTCCAAGGAGCTCCCCAAAGATCGAGTTCGTCGCCAGCGTTACTGAGGACCAGCAGGTACAGAGCTGGGGAAACAGCCAGGGAAAGAGGCGGGAGTTGTTCTTCAGCTGTCCCATGGGCCCGAGGCGGCCGAGTCAAAACCCTCAGCCCGCGGCTGGGCCTGTCCCCTTGGGCCCACGGGAGCCGGCAGGGCTCCGGGCAGGTAGGGGGCCCCTCTGCCACGGTTGGAGGGGCATCCCTCCGCCCTGGCACTGAGACATCCCGCTCCCGGGCGGGCCCGGGCGTGAACTCCCCCTTTCGCTCCACTCCACATCCCTCTGGAGGGAGCGGGGGTTTGTGTGCGGATTGCCGGGATTCTCTTCTTCCTTAAAACAAATagtaataaaagaaagaaaggaaataatacaaatacaaacacaaaccgtattttaaaaaaggacaagTCCCACCTGCGGATCAGAGTCCGCCCGTTCCCGTGGTTCCTTGGCCAGGCACCGGAGCAGCCTCGGGGCGAGGGGAATACCGCAGAGGCGCAGGCCCAGCCGGGCCCGGGGTCTCCGGTCTGAGCCTCTTCGCTTATCGCTCGCCCCTGGCGGAGGGAGCGCGGCGCGGTGCGGGATGCCTGCGTTGGCGGCGTGCGGCTTGGCtgggaaatgtttcatttgctCCCTAGTTCACCTTGCCCCCAGGAAATCATGATGTTCCCCGCGGCAGAAGAAAGGGCCCGCTTTGGGAAGGCTTTCAGACAGCGGTGGCAACCCCGGTGGTGCGGCGCACGCAGAAAGAAAGACCTGCCCTTTATTTTCCCCATCACCTCGGGAAACGGGTGTCCCCGGGCTGCTCGCTGGAGCCACCACTGCCACCGCCTCCGGGCTTTCCTTCAGGTCCCAGCTCTCGGGCTGCCTGGGGCTGCCCCTCTCCGGCAGCCTCCCAGCACTCCTCTACCCGCGGGGAGGACCATCCCTGCCTCGGGCCCCGGGGCTGCCGTCGCTCCgtttctgtgctgcagaccCGGGGGAGCCGCCGGGTTCTCCGTCCCCCGGCCCGGGGGCCGCCCTCGGGGCGCGTCGCCTCCCCACTGACAGGAGAAGCTGAGTGGAAAAGTGGCTGCTAAAGCCCCAGGCCTGCAGGGGAGAGGCCCTTAACCTCCGGGCCACCTTTGCCCCCTGCTCCCCGGAGCCCCTGGGAGGCCGGGCAGGTGCTGCGTGCCGGGGGGCTGCCTGCTCTCCGGCATCTTCTGccgcttctcctcctcctctccccgGGGAAACGTTGCTGATTCCTACCTGACAAGTGtgtggggacacacacacacatctctaGTGGTTTCCTGTTTTATTACCCTGCGAGCGTATCTAAATATAGGCAGCCTCCCTTGTTGCAGAGTTGGTCTCCGCGCCTGTGCGAGTGTTTAATACACAAACACAAGCGCCTATGGAGACATATGCGAAGATATACACAATTTACATTACATTTCAACAATCGAATTGCTCGTAGCTGCGGtagtttctctctctctctctctccctctttctatTGCgactgttttcccttctttaagATTGGAGCTTGTCCATGGCCGGATGGAAGATTGTTCCCATGGCTTTTGTATGGATTCAGAGTTTCGGAGAGAGACCGAAGTCGGGACATATCGTTAGAGACATTATTTTCATGTCGCAGCCGCATGTGCCGATAAGCTGAAATTGTGTTCGGGGTGCGGGGGCAGGGAGCATGGGTGGAGAGGGGATTTTAGAGCCCAGGTTTTGCTGATGACTTAAACGTCGAAAATTTCTTTGGCCTTGGTACAGTTCCGCTCGGGTTGCGAGGGATTTCGTCAttgagaaaagacaaaaagcctCAGAGCgtttgctttgtatttcaaatcGTAAAACTATCAGTAAAAACAGGAATAGAAACGGCTTCAAATTCCAGTAGAATTCCACTAAATTATCGATTAAATTTCCCCGATGTAAAATACTGCCGTTTCTCAAATACCGGATTTCGTCAACGGCAAGCGAAGACACCCTCGATGCGTAAACATTCGATATTAAACACAATCCTAAAATTCCAAGTAGCTTCACTCGGGTCAACTTTTCCACCCATTTCTATCTCGGGTAAAATGCGTCATAGTTTTACCGGGTTCAAAGGAAATAGTCCGAGGCTTCCGCCTGTTCTCCCGTGTTACCCCTCGGGGAACCCCGGGGAAGCTCTCATGACCGACGCTTGCTTTTCATATCAGGCGGTTCCCCACAGTGCTGCATCCGACAGCGAGCACgaagcaaaataacaaaacacGGCGACCTACGGGGAGAAGAAGGCTTCGAAATAATCTCTCTCGAATGGGGAACCCAATAGGAAGCATAGCCAGCTTCGCCGAAAGCGTCCCGCCGCCTTGCCTCCCTATCCCCTCCGGGGGCTACACCTCCCCTGGCGCGAGTTGTCCCGTAGAAGCTGGGGTGGGAATCGGCTGCCCGTGTTTGGTGTGAGGTTGCAAACCTCACCGGTGGACAcggggctgcaggcagagaaactTCCCCAGGGACAAGAAAAGGAGCAAACTGAGCTGTCTGCGGGGCAGCAGAGGCTCCTCTTCACCTTACCAAATGTTCCTGCCAtccaaacatttaatttttgtagAAGGGAAAGCTGTGGGGAAGGATGAcattaaatagttaaaaaaaggaaaaagaaaaaaagaaaaagggtcAGTCCCGCGTATCCGCCAAGGTCTTAGCTCTAGAGCACTGGACCGCTGCGCCCGGAGCGCTCCTCTCGCCGACCCGCCGGcggaacaaaaccaaatccgAAGCGTCCCCGCGGTGCCACGACGGCTGGTGGCTTTAGGAGCAGAGAGCTCGCCTCGAGCCAGGGCTGGAACCGCCGCAGCCCTTCTCCCCACCGCCGAGCGCAGCCGGGGGCATCTCACCTGCCAAGCAGAGGCAGCCCGAGCCGAGGGAGGTTTCCCCTGTGGGGGAAGAGCAGCCAGCGGCGATGGAGGATCGGGGGCGCCCGGGCAGCGCGGCCGCCTGTGAAAGGGCTCCATGGCCGTGGAGAAACTACCGCAGCCACCACCGGGTCCGGTATCTCCGAGCGCCGTTGCCCCCGGGGGAGCTTCCCGCCCCGTCTGGCAGCGCTGTCCCCGGCGGACACGGCCGGAGGACGGCTGCCGGCGGCGGGGTGCTCTGCCGGCGGCGGGGTGCTCTGCCGGCACCGTGCCGAGGGCCCGGTCTCGCCGCTGGGGCTCGGAGGGGTGTCAGTCCAAGGCGGGAGGCTGCCCCAAGCGGCTATCGCGGTTGTGTCGGGGTACAAACGGCCTCGGCCGTTTTCGCCGAGGACGGCGCAGACCcatcctgcagccccagcccgAGCCCCCGCCCGCGGCTCCAGGCCCGGGCTCCCCGCCAGGCCCCAGCAGCTAGAGAACCGCTCGCCGATCCGCACACCTTCCCCGGGCCGCCAAGGTTTTAAACCGACACTGCCCGTGACAGCGGGCACTGCCCGTTCCGCACAGAGGCCGCCCTCGCCGGGAAAACCGATCCGATGTTGCCGCGGCCCACCGTAACCCGCCCAGCCGCAAACTAAACCGGCCACCGCGGCTCTCTGGCAGAAGGGGAGACCGCTCCATCCGTGACACGCGTTACCAAGTAACTCCTCCATGCGCCCGGACCGAGCAGGGAGGAggccccggcgctgcccggTGCGAACGCGCAAGGCGGCTCTGGGGAGCCGCTGCCAGCCTGCGGGCGAATGGGGAAAGGAAGGCTGTGGTCTGTGCCACAGCCTGAAGTCAGTTGCGGGGAAAAGGTCGCTGGGGAAATCCGTGCCCGCTCTCAGAAACGACACAAGCGGCAGATCCGAGTGTTAAACTAAagtttataaattaaaaagaaaaacccaaaaagtACAGCGGGTAGCTTACAAACATTCACAATTCATTTGAAGTAAATAATCTAGTTGAGTGCACAGTGCCattgaaagagaaagggaggcggtaaaaaaaaagaagggaaaaaatagaaagcaatgAGTTATGAGTTACCTTGAAAGAAAGAGACTGTAATTACATTGCTGAGCAGATCTGAAATCCCCACCCCTGAAGGAAAGGGCTGCAGAAGAACTCTAAAAGGCACTGATGGTATTAGAATTTCTCATTACATCGATTTCTTAAAAAGCCTGACTAGAAATATTCAcattgaatataaaaataataataacaacaacttTAATACAACTGGAAAGTGCGAAAAATCCGTAACTCCTCCCTCCCCGAACACGGAAAGatctcaggaaaaaaggaaaagaagaagtcTGGAGTTTCGATATAAGTCTCACCCTTTTGTGGCACATTTATCCTTTGCCAGGGCTCATGGAGTACAGGAATAACATGGGCAATAAGAGCAGGGGGAATCTGAAAGAGGCTTCCTTACATTCAGCACCATACAAGGCACACTTAGTTTGCAACGAGTTGGAAGACCAAGGACTCAAACAGACGTCAAAAATAATCTTCCTTACAATCCACTGAGGGAGTCCTTGATCTCctcttttcagctgcatttggttttgtgggttggttggttttgtttggggtttttttctcctctctttttttccctcctctctctttctctctcccgCACAAGATCGAGTCTCTACCAATCCGAAGcgaaataaaacaaacaaacaaaaagtctACGCCAAATACACTGACAACATGGATACCATGAACTAGTCGTGCCGAATCGCGCAAGTCCTCAGCTGGCAGGGTGGGCACAGGGTGAGGGTCGGGGCAGGGTGGCCCACAAGTCCTATGTTGGAAGGGGAGAGAGTGAGGAACCATccaaataatattaataataaaaataacaataaaataataataaatactgtCCGAGGCaccaagagctgcagctgggacTCTGGATTTGAGAAGCTGGATGGGTGGATGAGCAGACgaatgaatggatggatggatggatggatgggaggtgacagaggggagatgggTTTCCTGGCTGCCAGTGTGTGTGGTGGGAGTGCTGCGGGGTATGTTTTCATGCCTCTCACTGGGTGCCGGCGGCTGCTGCGCAGGTGGACAGAGCCCACCCGGGCAGGCAGTAGTAGGGGTAGTAGTAGGAGGGCTGGAGGGAGAGCAGCGAGGGCGGCCGCAGCACCTCACCGGGGTGGTACTGTCTCTGGTCGTCGCGCACCAGCACCTTGACGGCCACCTTCTTGGCGGCGGGGGCAGCGGCTAGGAGGTCAGCGGCCATCTGCCGCCGCTTGGTCTTGTACCGCCGGTTCTGGAACCAGATCTTCACCTGAGTCTCGGTGAGCTTCAGGGAGGCGGCCAGGTCGGCCCGCTCGGGCCCCGACAGGTACCGCTGGTGGTTGAAGCGCCGCTCCAGCTCGAAGACCTGCGCGTGGGAAAAGGCTGCGCGGGAGCGCTTCTTCCGCGGCTTCGGCGCTGCCGCCTCCTCTTCTCCCGGCAACAGATTCCCGCACTTGCCCGCTCCGTCCTCCTCCTCCGCGGGGCTGCGATCTGCGGGCAGGGCGAGAGCACGGCAGTCAGGGCAGGCGGGCACCGGGACACCCTCATCCCCGCTCTTCGGCGGGACAGCACCCGCACATCTAGACAGCCTGCGGCGACGGGGCGGACGGGGAGTTGCCCACCGCGCCGTGGGCCGGGACACTCGGGGTTTCCCGCTCTCCGTTAAGCGCCGGGCGCCCTCTCGGGCTGCGGGCTCGGCCTGGCAAAGGGCTCTCCCCGATCCGCCCTCCCTCGCCCCGCGGAACACATTTCGGGTGCTCTTTCCGCCGGCACAGCCAGCCGCGCAACACTGCGGGGCCGGTGGAAAGTCCCGATCCTCTCCCGTTCTCAAATCCCCCTCACACTCCTCCCGGACCttcccgcccgccccgcgcgAGTGCGGACGGGCTGCCGCCGAGGCTGCTCCTACCTGAGACGGCGGCCGACATCTCGCTGTCACTGAGGCCGGCGGCGTCCCGCTCCGCCGCCTCTGGGGGTTGCGCCTCCTCTGTCGCCgccggccgccccccgcccgtGGCTTCGGCGGGGCGGGAGCTAGCAGCGGCGCTCTCCTCCTCGGACCGTCGCTCGCCCTCGGGGTCCTCGCTGA
The window above is part of the Strigops habroptila isolate Jane chromosome 7, bStrHab1.2.pri, whole genome shotgun sequence genome. Proteins encoded here:
- the NKX3-2 gene encoding LOW QUALITY PROTEIN: homeobox protein Nkx-3.2 (The sequence of the model RefSeq protein was modified relative to this genomic sequence to represent the inferred CDS: inserted 1 base in 1 codon; deleted 1 base in 1 codon; substituted 1 base at 1 genomic stop codon); the protein is MAVRGGNALTPFSIQAILNKKEERARHAAGRPPPPGPASGWRLCGAAEDPPLPSPAARAPAPRMPAGWDSDSALSEDPEGERRSEEESAAASSRPAEAXGRGAAGGDRGGATPRGGGAGRRRPQXQRDVGRRLRSQPRGGGGRSGQVGNLLPGEEEAAAPKPRKKRSRAAFSHAQVFELERRFNHQRYLSGPERADLAASLKLTETQVKIWFQNRRYKTKRRQMAADLLAAAPAAKKVAVKVLVRDDQRQYHPGEVLRPPSLLSLQPSYYYPYYCLPGWALSTCAAAAGTQ